From Nocardioides sp. HDW12B, the proteins below share one genomic window:
- a CDS encoding IS481 family transposase, which yields MSHANAALTPRHRLRLARLIVDDGWPTSRAAKFFNVSWRTADRWAQRYRTEGPVGMNDRSSARQTQHAKTPQPLVRKIVHLRWKQRLGPVQIGGRLGMPASTVHAVLRRCRLNRLSHIDRVTGEPARRYERAQPGELIHVDVTKFGNIPDGGGWRFVGIEQGWANRQTTRDRTGQRSKRHQPRLGNCFVHTVIDDYSRVAYAEIHDDEKAVTATAVLYRAVAWFAERGVTVERVLSDNGSAYISHLWRDSCADLGIEHKRTRPRRPQTNGKIERLHRTLADGWAYKKLYTSEDTRRAALPGWLHSYNHHRPHSALGGLPPITRLTNLDGHHT from the coding sequence GTGTCCCACGCTAACGCTGCACTGACCCCGCGCCACCGACTGCGGCTCGCGCGGCTGATCGTCGACGACGGTTGGCCGACCTCGCGGGCGGCGAAGTTCTTCAACGTCTCCTGGCGGACCGCGGACCGATGGGCGCAGCGCTACCGAACGGAGGGGCCGGTCGGTATGAACGACCGCTCCTCAGCCCGGCAGACCCAGCACGCCAAGACGCCCCAGCCTCTGGTGCGCAAGATCGTGCACCTGCGGTGGAAGCAGCGGCTCGGGCCGGTCCAGATCGGCGGCCGGCTCGGGATGCCTGCTTCGACCGTCCACGCCGTGCTTCGCCGATGCCGGCTCAACCGGCTCTCCCATATCGACCGGGTCACCGGCGAACCGGCCCGCCGCTACGAACGGGCCCAGCCCGGCGAGCTGATCCACGTCGATGTCACCAAGTTCGGCAACATCCCCGACGGAGGCGGCTGGCGGTTCGTGGGCATCGAACAGGGCTGGGCCAACCGACAGACCACCCGCGACAGGACCGGCCAGCGCAGCAAGCGCCACCAACCAAGGCTCGGGAACTGCTTCGTGCACACCGTCATCGACGACTACTCCCGCGTGGCCTACGCCGAGATCCACGACGACGAGAAGGCGGTTACCGCGACCGCAGTCCTCTACCGCGCAGTGGCGTGGTTCGCCGAACGCGGCGTGACCGTCGAACGTGTGCTCTCCGACAACGGGTCGGCCTACATCTCGCACCTATGGCGCGACAGCTGCGCCGACCTCGGCATCGAGCACAAGCGGACACGCCCCCGACGACCCCAGACCAACGGGAAGATCGAGAGACTCCACCGGACCTTGGCTGACGGCTGGGCCTACAAGAAGCTCTACACCTCCGAGGACACCCGACGGGCCGCCCTGCCAGGATGGCTCCACTCCTACAACCACCACCGGCCCCACTCAGCGCTCGGCGGCCTCCCGCCCATCACCCGGTTGACCAACCTGGATGGACATCACACCTAG
- a CDS encoding TetR/AcrR family transcriptional regulator, whose translation MRQVPAKLASKLYGAADLIADRGLADAKIDEIADAAGIPKATLYYYFTGKEEILAFLLGDVLELIAGEVGAAVAAPGTAEQRLRAAVLAQLTVMLEQPAVCRALVGDLGRATRLPELALALRSAFHQPIEQLLHDGVADGSLRQVKDPPNVALSIFGAVTVAGLSLMVEDPSRDAGSHAGRASEAICDLLLYGIQARA comes from the coding sequence ATGCGTCAGGTCCCGGCCAAGCTGGCCAGCAAGCTCTATGGCGCGGCGGATCTGATCGCCGACCGCGGTCTGGCCGACGCCAAGATCGATGAGATCGCCGATGCGGCTGGGATCCCCAAGGCGACCCTTTACTACTACTTCACTGGCAAAGAGGAGATTCTGGCGTTCCTCCTCGGGGACGTTCTTGAACTGATCGCTGGAGAGGTCGGGGCCGCAGTCGCCGCGCCCGGCACCGCCGAGCAGCGACTCCGGGCGGCGGTGTTGGCCCAACTCACGGTGATGCTTGAGCAACCGGCCGTGTGCAGAGCCCTCGTCGGCGACCTGGGCCGAGCCACCAGGCTGCCCGAGCTCGCCCTAGCGCTGAGAAGCGCCTTTCACCAGCCCATCGAGCAGCTTCTCCACGACGGTGTGGCTGACGGATCGCTACGTCAGGTCAAGGACCCGCCGAACGTTGCCCTCAGCATCTTCGGTGCAGTCACCGTGGCAGGCCTCAGCCTCATGGTCGAAGATCCGTCCCGGGACGCCGGCAGTCATGCGGGACGCGCTTCAGAGGCGATCTGCGATCTCTTGCTCTACGGCATCCAGGCGCGCGCCTAG
- a CDS encoding BtrH N-terminal domain-containing protein, with protein MAGHCGSGALRDLLEWAGLGWSEPPSEGLVFGLGGGLGFTYLRLADLSPPIYLVGRSSELELDLLTRLGAEVDLRDTDDPVLGWEWVRQELQQGRPVMVWADIGELPYLNVRLRMSRHDIVVIGYDDDAEVAHVVDNDRTEVQEVPYAALARARSSRAFPVPTRHTTYFVRWPRTLPELHSAAASALRSSVQQLQGGDASIIPGAAVLPAGAVTAAGLTGVSVFAEDVERWPDLLPEAELDVALRSLTAFVEKAGTGGGLFRRLQSQFCFDVARHTDVAELTHAGTAVLRSADGWSALAAAGRSQGTTIDRWRSVAEVAATLPAQEESAVSTMEVAAAALELQGKP; from the coding sequence ATGGCGGGTCACTGCGGCTCGGGAGCCCTGCGAGACCTTCTGGAGTGGGCAGGACTCGGCTGGAGTGAGCCTCCCAGCGAGGGTCTGGTGTTCGGACTGGGTGGCGGTCTCGGCTTCACCTATCTCAGGCTGGCCGATCTCAGTCCACCGATCTACCTGGTCGGCCGCAGCAGCGAGCTCGAGCTCGACCTGCTCACCCGGCTGGGCGCCGAGGTCGACCTGCGCGACACGGATGACCCGGTGCTCGGCTGGGAATGGGTCCGGCAAGAGCTCCAGCAAGGCCGACCCGTCATGGTTTGGGCCGACATCGGCGAACTCCCCTACCTCAACGTACGACTCCGCATGAGCCGCCACGACATCGTAGTAATCGGCTACGACGACGACGCCGAGGTGGCCCACGTCGTCGACAACGACCGCACCGAGGTCCAGGAGGTCCCTTACGCTGCGCTGGCGCGAGCCCGGTCGTCACGGGCATTCCCGGTCCCGACCCGGCACACCACCTACTTCGTCCGCTGGCCACGAACCCTGCCTGAATTGCACAGCGCCGCAGCCTCAGCCCTCAGGTCATCCGTCCAGCAGCTGCAGGGCGGCGATGCCTCGATCATCCCCGGCGCAGCTGTACTGCCAGCCGGCGCGGTCACCGCAGCCGGGCTCACCGGGGTGAGCGTGTTCGCGGAGGACGTCGAGCGGTGGCCCGACCTCCTGCCCGAGGCCGAACTCGACGTCGCACTCCGTTCGCTCACCGCCTTCGTCGAGAAGGCCGGTACCGGCGGCGGCCTGTTCCGACGGCTGCAGTCCCAGTTCTGCTTCGACGTGGCGCGTCACACCGACGTCGCCGAACTGACGCACGCCGGCACCGCAGTCTTGCGGAGCGCCGATGGGTGGTCCGCGCTGGCTGCAGCCGGCCGCAGCCAAGGCACCACCATCGACCGCTGGAGATCTGTGGCCGAGGTAGCCGCAACCCTTCCCGCCCAGGAGGAGTCCGCTGTGTCCACCATGGAAGTCGCTGCGGCGGCTCTCGAACTCCAGGGGAAGCCATGA
- a CDS encoding cytochrome P450, with product MSRSLGVTEPESLLVEILLGDHGTAGPYDAYRRLRESAPVLRSRSGVLVLSRYADCDAALRDRCLGKVDESLGFRLTDVPEELSRSAMKRFRRTMLFRNPPDHARLRRLVTDVFTHRHVEGLRDSVIRWTDTLLDAASSQGEIDAIASLALPLPVHVISDLVGVPVADREQAAPLVRALVAPLEPTADAEAVRRAADAENQLAEYFSHLLASKRSDPQDDLLSRISQAQGDDTLDDEEAVGTAILLFAAGFETTSNLIGNGLTALLTHPAQLHRLRTDPDLAPNAVEELLRYDTPVQTDGRTALAPTSIAGVDIAEGEIVLTLLGAANRDPARFADPETLDVTRPSPSPLSFGAGIHFCLGAALARAEGVEVFPRLLTRFPRIELAGQPQWRSGLTFRGLTSLPVRLR from the coding sequence ATGAGCCGGTCCCTCGGCGTCACCGAGCCCGAGTCGCTGCTGGTCGAGATTCTCCTCGGAGACCACGGCACCGCTGGCCCGTACGATGCCTACCGCCGACTGAGGGAGAGCGCACCGGTCTTGCGCAGCAGGTCGGGAGTCCTGGTGCTCAGCCGATATGCCGACTGCGACGCCGCCTTGCGGGACCGTTGCCTCGGCAAGGTCGACGAGTCGCTGGGGTTTCGACTGACCGACGTTCCCGAGGAACTTTCCCGCAGCGCCATGAAGCGGTTCCGACGCACCATGCTGTTTCGTAACCCGCCCGACCATGCTCGGCTGCGGCGGCTGGTCACCGACGTGTTCACCCACCGCCACGTCGAGGGGCTGCGTGACTCCGTCATCCGGTGGACCGACACCCTCCTCGATGCCGCCTCCTCACAAGGTGAGATCGATGCCATCGCCTCGCTGGCGCTGCCGCTCCCCGTCCACGTCATCAGCGACCTCGTGGGGGTGCCCGTGGCGGACCGGGAACAGGCAGCCCCCCTGGTACGGGCTCTGGTGGCGCCCCTCGAACCAACCGCGGACGCCGAGGCCGTGCGGCGCGCAGCTGACGCCGAGAACCAGCTGGCCGAGTACTTCAGCCATCTGCTCGCATCCAAGCGCAGCGACCCTCAGGACGACCTGCTCAGCCGGATCTCTCAAGCCCAGGGTGACGACACGCTCGACGACGAGGAAGCCGTCGGCACCGCCATCCTGCTCTTCGCCGCCGGGTTCGAGACGACAAGCAACCTCATCGGCAACGGGCTGACGGCGCTGTTGACCCATCCCGCTCAGCTTCATCGGCTACGCACCGACCCTGACCTCGCCCCCAATGCCGTCGAGGAGCTGCTGCGCTACGACACCCCGGTGCAGACCGACGGCCGTACAGCCCTGGCCCCGACCAGCATCGCTGGGGTTGACATTGCCGAAGGCGAGATCGTCCTGACGCTCCTGGGGGCGGCCAATCGCGACCCTGCCCGCTTCGCGGACCCAGAGACGCTGGACGTGACCCGGCCCTCCCCCTCCCCCCTGTCATTCGGCGCCGGCATTCACTTCTGCCTGGGTGCGGCCCTCGCACGGGCCGAGGGCGTCGAGGTCTTCCCCCGGCTGCTGACCCGGTTCCCACGCATCGAGCTTGCCGGCCAGCCGCAGTGGCGGTCAGGACTCACCTTTCGAGGGCTCACCTCGCTGCCAGTTCGCCTGCGATGA
- a CDS encoding IS481 family transposase → MTHANAPLTPLGRRRLAELIVVQHWPVRRAAERFQCSPATASKWAARYRAGLPMTDLPSRPHTTPTRTPTRLERRIVKLRYCRRWGPHRISYHLGVPRSTVGRVLQRYRMPLLAHLDQATGLPVRRPRPLRYEVARPGELVHVDIKKLGRIPDGGGWRVHGRGSAQDRRAGAARDAAARRGATPSRGYVYLHHAVDDHSRLAYSEQHTDERKETAAGFWLRANAFFAAAGITVTAVMTDNGACYRSNAFNAALGETIKHRRTRPYRPQTNGKVERFNRTLNSEWAYAQAYSSDEARAATYADNWLHSYNHHRPHTGIGGQVPAARVHNLTGNYS, encoded by the coding sequence TTGACTCACGCTAACGCCCCGCTGACCCCACTTGGTCGCCGACGTCTGGCCGAATTGATCGTGGTGCAGCACTGGCCGGTGCGCCGTGCGGCTGAGCGGTTCCAGTGCTCACCGGCCACGGCCTCGAAGTGGGCGGCTCGGTATCGCGCTGGTCTGCCGATGACCGACCTGCCGTCGCGGCCGCACACGACGCCGACCAGGACACCCACGCGGCTCGAGCGGCGCATCGTGAAGCTGCGGTACTGCCGCCGATGGGGCCCGCACCGGATCAGCTACCACCTCGGCGTCCCACGCTCGACCGTCGGACGAGTGCTGCAGCGTTATCGGATGCCGTTGCTGGCCCACCTCGACCAGGCCACCGGACTCCCGGTCCGCAGGCCCCGCCCTCTGCGTTACGAGGTCGCCCGTCCCGGCGAGCTGGTCCACGTCGACATCAAGAAGCTCGGCCGCATCCCCGACGGCGGAGGCTGGCGCGTTCACGGTCGCGGCTCGGCCCAGGACCGTCGCGCCGGAGCTGCCCGCGACGCAGCAGCCCGTCGTGGCGCGACACCCTCACGCGGCTACGTCTACCTCCACCACGCCGTCGACGACCACAGCCGCCTGGCCTACTCCGAGCAGCACACCGACGAGCGCAAGGAGACCGCCGCCGGGTTCTGGCTGCGGGCCAACGCCTTCTTCGCCGCGGCCGGCATCACGGTCACCGCAGTGATGACCGACAACGGCGCCTGCTACCGCTCCAACGCCTTCAACGCAGCGCTCGGCGAGACCATCAAGCACCGCCGGACCCGGCCCTATCGACCACAGACCAACGGCAAGGTCGAACGCTTCAACCGGACCCTGAACAGCGAGTGGGCCTACGCCCAGGCCTACTCCTCAGACGAAGCTCGCGCAGCCACCTACGCCGACAACTGGCTCCACTCCTACAATCACCACCGACCCCACACCGGCATCGGCGGCCAAGTCCCCGCAGCCCGCGTTCACAACCTCACGGGGAACTACAGCTAG
- a CDS encoding PaaI family thioesterase, which translates to MLATWVDKFRPHPDGVDLPPHHEQCLGCGPDNPHGHHLQVRRDGDGVVADHTFDNRHVGAPGIAHGGAVATVIDDLYGFLLYLVGTPAVTRQLTVDYRAPVLIGVPYRMEAHVSSYEGRKLFLTASLTDPEGSLVGTSKAVFVTVGVEHFSRGTQ; encoded by the coding sequence GTGCTCGCCACCTGGGTGGACAAGTTTCGCCCACACCCGGACGGAGTCGACCTCCCGCCCCACCACGAGCAGTGCCTTGGCTGCGGGCCCGACAACCCGCACGGCCATCACCTCCAGGTTCGCCGCGACGGAGACGGCGTCGTGGCCGATCACACCTTCGACAACCGGCACGTCGGCGCTCCCGGCATCGCGCACGGCGGCGCAGTCGCCACCGTTATCGACGACCTCTACGGCTTCCTGCTCTACCTCGTCGGCACACCCGCGGTCACACGCCAGCTGACGGTCGACTACCGAGCACCGGTACTGATTGGCGTCCCCTACCGGATGGAGGCACACGTGAGCAGCTACGAGGGGCGCAAGCTGTTCCTCACCGCCAGCCTGACCGATCCCGAGGGGTCCCTGGTGGGGACGTCGAAGGCGGTGTTCGTCACGGTCGGCGTCGAGCACTTCTCCCGAGGTACTCAGTAG
- a CDS encoding cytochrome P450, translated as MTDNTATYSPVTYSPFDPQVVTDPYPIYRELREHAPVYWSKAAGCWVLSRYDDVSAALIDPDTYSSASGVFPTPPGVDMTQLFLPMMIMTDPPRHTQLRHLVSRAFTARRIAALEDTIGGLIEELLDQTPGSGTPWDFVDNFAGPLPAIVIADLLGVPRADRPQFRSWSTTLIQSNPVRGEFGEGLEAAAALYDYFTGFLEERRVRPQPDLMSALVHAEVEGQRLSDDELLGFCLLLLVAGHETTTNLLSNSAVVLADHPGARERLANNGELIPAAVEELLRFDSPVQGLSRTLTRNETLHDVHMGAGDTVLLLFGSANRDDLAFPGADQFDIDRKPERQVAFGRGIHFCLGAALARMEARLALAALLARHPHWDVDHDSATRLRSGPIRGFTSLPLITSPGR; from the coding sequence ATGACGGACAACACTGCGACTTACAGTCCTGTGACCTATAGCCCGTTCGACCCTCAGGTCGTCACAGACCCCTACCCGATCTATCGGGAGCTGCGCGAGCACGCGCCGGTTTACTGGTCGAAGGCGGCCGGGTGCTGGGTGCTCAGCAGGTACGACGATGTCAGCGCTGCGCTGATCGACCCCGACACCTATTCCTCGGCCTCGGGCGTCTTCCCCACACCCCCGGGTGTGGACATGACCCAGCTGTTCCTGCCGATGATGATCATGACTGATCCGCCGCGCCACACCCAGCTTCGTCACCTGGTCAGCAGAGCCTTCACGGCACGCCGGATCGCTGCTCTGGAGGACACAATCGGCGGTCTCATCGAGGAGCTGTTGGACCAGACTCCAGGGTCGGGCACGCCATGGGACTTCGTCGACAACTTCGCCGGCCCCTTGCCTGCCATCGTGATCGCCGATCTGCTCGGCGTTCCTCGCGCAGATCGCCCGCAGTTCCGCAGCTGGTCCACAACTCTGATCCAGTCCAATCCCGTTCGGGGGGAGTTCGGCGAGGGCCTGGAGGCCGCGGCTGCCCTCTACGACTACTTCACTGGCTTTCTCGAGGAGCGTCGCGTCCGCCCCCAGCCGGACCTGATGTCTGCTCTGGTCCACGCCGAGGTGGAGGGTCAGCGACTCAGCGACGACGAACTGCTCGGCTTCTGCCTTCTCCTCCTCGTCGCCGGACATGAAACGACCACAAACCTGCTCTCCAACAGTGCCGTGGTCCTCGCGGACCACCCCGGCGCGAGAGAGCGCCTCGCCAACAACGGCGAGCTCATCCCCGCGGCGGTGGAGGAGTTGCTTCGATTCGACTCACCCGTCCAGGGGCTCTCGCGCACTCTGACCCGCAACGAGACTCTCCATGACGTCCACATGGGTGCCGGCGACACGGTTCTCCTGCTGTTCGGTTCAGCCAACCGTGACGATCTCGCGTTCCCGGGCGCGGACCAGTTCGACATCGACCGCAAGCCCGAGCGCCAGGTCGCCTTCGGCCGTGGCATCCATTTCTGCCTCGGCGCTGCGCTTGCGCGCATGGAGGCCCGACTCGCGCTCGCCGCACTCCTGGCTCGGCATCCCCACTGGGACGTGGACCACGACTCGGCGACGCGACTGAGGTCCGGTCCCATCCGCGGGTTCACCTCGCTGCCACTGATCACGTCACCTGGCCGGTGA
- a CDS encoding TetR family transcriptional regulator, which translates to MSTPSLRAQFRHQVRERALQVAQSLTVERGWAQVRVNEVAELTGVSRPTLYAEFGDKHGLGEALVLRETDAFLSGIAEVLRHHHDDAQGAVTEAVRYALEQAEASPLLRAILTSTRGVDQDLLPLLTTDAAPIFRAASETLVAWFSLHFPQFPDGDVEAAVDALVRLTVSHIVMPAQESPDQTAARLASLALRFIEPRGVEA; encoded by the coding sequence GTGTCCACGCCATCCCTGCGCGCGCAGTTCCGCCATCAGGTGCGCGAACGCGCCCTGCAGGTCGCTCAATCGCTGACCGTTGAACGAGGGTGGGCTCAGGTGCGAGTGAACGAGGTCGCGGAGCTCACCGGGGTCTCGCGGCCCACGCTGTACGCGGAGTTCGGAGACAAGCACGGGCTGGGAGAGGCGTTGGTCCTCCGCGAGACAGATGCCTTCCTCTCCGGCATCGCCGAGGTGCTCCGTCATCACCACGACGACGCTCAGGGCGCGGTCACCGAGGCCGTGCGCTACGCCCTGGAGCAGGCCGAGGCCAGCCCCCTCCTGAGGGCGATCCTGACCTCGACCCGGGGTGTCGATCAGGACTTGCTGCCCTTGCTCACCACGGATGCCGCCCCGATCTTCCGGGCAGCCTCCGAGACCCTCGTCGCGTGGTTCTCCCTACATTTCCCGCAGTTCCCGGACGGGGACGTCGAGGCCGCCGTCGATGCCCTGGTACGCCTCACGGTCAGTCACATCGTGATGCCTGCTCAGGAGTCACCCGACCAGACCGCCGCGCGTCTGGCGAGCCTCGCGTTGCGCTTCATCGAACCGCGCGGGGTGGAGGCCTGA